From the genome of Pseudomonas sp. WJP1:
CCGGCAGCCTGGTCAAGCGCCTGGGTGTTGAAGAAGGCTTGAAGCTCAACCCTTACACCTTCGAACTGTTCCTGAAGGACGACGCCAAGGGCGACCCGTTCATCAATGAATCCCACGTCGTGGCGTTCGGTTGGGGCACTGCCGAGCAACTGGCGCGCATGAAAGAGCTGTCGCTCAAGGTCAACGAAGTCCTGAGCAAACTGTTCGACGACGCCGGCCTGCTGCTGGTCGACTTCAAACTGGAATTCGGCGTGTTCCACGACGGCTCCATCGTCCTGGGCGACGAATTCAGCCCGGACGGCTGCCGCCTGTGGGACAAGGCCACCAAGAAGAAAATGGACAAGGACCGCTTCCGCCAGGGCCTCGGTGACGTCATCGAAGCCTACGAAGAAGTCGCCAATCGTCTGGGTGTACCGCTTTAATCGACGCAAGCATCTGATAGCACAGAAAAAATTTGCGAAAGAGGGTTTGCTTTCGGCAAAAGTGTTGTTATGATGCGCGCCGTTGGAGAGATGCCAGAGTGGCCGAATGGGACGGATTCGAAATCCGTTGTACCTTCACCGGTACCTAGGGTTCGAATCCCTATCTCTCCGCCATTACATAGAAAAAGCCCCGTAGCTGAAAAGTTACGGGGCTTTTTTGTTTGTGCAAAAAACTTTCAGGGTTTTAATCGCGCGGGATACGTCGGGCCAATCAATTACCCATGGTGGCGTGGGTAATGATTTCGTTTTCGACCAGCAGGTTGATTCGAGCAGGGTTGTAATCCTTGGTCATGATGAATCCGTTGCCCCTCGGGCGTACTGCCAGGCCGGTCTTGTTGGCGAGTTCTGCGCGTAGCTCCTCGTTGTATTGGCGGCCGATGTACTGATTGGCGGTTTCCAGGTGTTGTTTCAGATCGGTAGTCATGTATTGCTTCCTTGCGATATTTGAATTGAGCGGAAGTGCTCCCGTCATCCGGCTTGGATGACGCAGGAAATACTGGATTAATTGCGCTGCTTTATCATCCGTTGGACTGTGTCGCGATGTTTGCCTCCTCCTTCGACAGGGGAGGCTAAGTAGGGCCCAACGCTTGCGCCTGTTGGCATTAACCACAAATCCCTCGAGGCATTCGTTCAGTCGCGTAGACGCCGATTGTTACAACTCCCTAAACTGTCGCTTGTTTTTGAGTGCGGGGTCAGTGGATGAATCGCAACGAGCTACGCAAGGCCGACATCAACCTGATGGTGGTGTTTGAAGCGCTGATGCTGGAGCGCAACGTCACCAAGGTGGCGAAGAAGCTGTTTCTCGGTCAGCCGACCATCAGTTCGGCGCTCAACCGCTTGCGTACCATGTTCAACGATCCGTTGTTCATACGTGTCGGCCATCGCATGGAGCCGACGGCGCGGGCTGAAGAGATCTTTCGGCACTTGTCGCCGGCGCTGGATTCGTTGTCGGTGGCGTTGAGCCTGACCCATGAGTTCGACCCGGCCAGCAGCACCATGACCTTTCGCATCGGGATGTCCGACGATGTCGAGTTCGGCCTGCTTCCGCCGTTGCTACGGGCGTTGCGCCAGGAAGCGCCGAAGGTGGTGTTCGTGGTGCAGAATGTCGATTACTGGCGCATTCCCGACTTGCTGGCCTCTGGCGACATAACGGTCGGCGTCAGCCAGACCCGTGGCCTGCCAGCCAACGCCAAGCGCAAGTTGTTGCGGCACATTCGTCCTTGCGTGTTGCGTGCCGATGCCAGCGATACACCGCTGACGGTCGATGAGTACTGTTCGCGCCCCCATGTGTTGGTGTCCCATATTGCCAACGTCAGTGGTTTTGCTGACGACTGGCTGGCAGCGATCGGCCGCACGCGCCAGGTGGTGCTCTCGGTGCCGCAATACAGTTCGTTGCCGGCCTTGATCGCCGGGACCGACCTGATTGCCAGCCTGCCGGATTACGCCGCAGAGGCCATGGCGGCGTCCGGTCAGTTGTTCAAGGAGCCGTTTCCGTTTCGGACACCGACCCTCGAGTTGTCCATGGTCTGGCTCAGCCATGTCGACAGTGACCCTGCGGAGCGCTGGTTGCGCTCACGCCTTGAAGCCTTCATGGGGGAGCGCAATCTGTTGTCGCTGCCCCAGTGAACAAGGCAGCGCTGTGCTATATGTAAGAGCTTTACGTCGACCTACAGGAGTTATGCCATGCCTCACCTGCACCTGGAATACACCGCCAACCTGCCTGCCCTGAATGCCGATGTGGCGTTGATGCGCCTGAACAATACGCTGGTGGGGTCCGGTCAGTTCGGTGCCGAATTGGACATCAAGAGTCGCGCGGTGAAGATCGAGACGTTCAAGGTCGGCACGGCATTGGCCGAGCGGGCGTTCGTGCATGTGAAACTGGCGGTGCTGAGCGGTCGCTCCGCGGAAATAAAGAAGCAGCTGTCGGAAAGCCTGCTGGCTGTGGTCAAGGATCTATGCCAGTGGCCGGCGGGGCTGGAAGTGCAGTTGTGCGTGGAAATTCTCGACATCGATCGGGAATCCTATGCCAAGGTCACCGTCGGCACCTGACTTTCAGGCCGTATTCGCTTCGATGCAGGCCTCGATCACTTGCTCGCACAAGTGACAAGGTTGCCCCTATAAGACGCTCTTGTGTCCTTCAGCCTTCAATCGTGCTGAACAAGAGCTGAACCAT
Proteins encoded in this window:
- the purC gene encoding phosphoribosylaminoimidazolesuccinocarboxamide synthase, with the translated sequence MEKREELYRGKAKSVYKTDDANRLILLFRNDTSAFDGKRIEQLDRKGMVNNKFNAFIMQKLEAAGVPTQFDKLLGDNECLVKKLDMIPVECVVRNYAAGSLVKRLGVEEGLKLNPYTFELFLKDDAKGDPFINESHVVAFGWGTAEQLARMKELSLKVNEVLSKLFDDAGLLLVDFKLEFGVFHDGSIVLGDEFSPDGCRLWDKATKKKMDKDRFRQGLGDVIEAYEEVANRLGVPL
- a CDS encoding LysR substrate-binding domain-containing protein, producing the protein MNRNELRKADINLMVVFEALMLERNVTKVAKKLFLGQPTISSALNRLRTMFNDPLFIRVGHRMEPTARAEEIFRHLSPALDSLSVALSLTHEFDPASSTMTFRIGMSDDVEFGLLPPLLRALRQEAPKVVFVVQNVDYWRIPDLLASGDITVGVSQTRGLPANAKRKLLRHIRPCVLRADASDTPLTVDEYCSRPHVLVSHIANVSGFADDWLAAIGRTRQVVLSVPQYSSLPALIAGTDLIASLPDYAAEAMAASGQLFKEPFPFRTPTLELSMVWLSHVDSDPAERWLRSRLEAFMGERNLLSLPQ
- a CDS encoding 5-carboxymethyl-2-hydroxymuconate Delta-isomerase produces the protein MPHLHLEYTANLPALNADVALMRLNNTLVGSGQFGAELDIKSRAVKIETFKVGTALAERAFVHVKLAVLSGRSAEIKKQLSESLLAVVKDLCQWPAGLEVQLCVEILDIDRESYAKVTVGT